From Acidipropionibacterium acidipropionici, one genomic window encodes:
- a CDS encoding mannitol dehydrogenase family protein, translated as MRIVHLGLGNFTRAHQAWYTEQAPDHDSWGIAAFSGHSGPGRRSRVVDALAGQDGVYTLITRGAEGDRFAVISSLSAVHAGSEHDAFRRYLADPQVAIMTSTVTESGYQREGQGHLEMNDAVRADIAALRSDPDAVPLTVPGRVTSGLAARRASGAGPITILPCDNLAENGVAFRTVVTEFAAALDPDLAAWAQDPAHVTWATSMVDRITPATTDADVDAVRDGCGYLDAAPVPTEPFAEWVVSGAFPSGRPAWEKAGVQIVDDVAPFEQRKLWLLNGAHSLLAYLGPLQGCETVAEAMAEPHCRQAVDDWWATAAPHLSIPAEDYCRALTERFENPNIRHLLAQIASDGSAKLPQRIVPVLELERSQGRLPRVAALGIAAWTLHLRGRSTPVRDAGARAIQGLADGSDAEAARRVVAFLAPSLADDSELIGLVEAMIGELEHSQTSEDATR; from the coding sequence GTGCGCATCGTCCACCTCGGGCTGGGCAATTTCACGCGCGCCCATCAGGCCTGGTACACCGAGCAGGCCCCCGACCACGACTCCTGGGGCATCGCCGCGTTCTCCGGCCACTCCGGGCCCGGCCGTCGCAGCCGGGTCGTCGACGCATTGGCCGGCCAGGACGGCGTCTACACGCTGATCACCCGAGGCGCCGAGGGCGACCGGTTCGCAGTGATCAGCTCCCTGTCGGCGGTCCACGCCGGTTCCGAGCACGACGCCTTCCGCCGCTACCTCGCCGATCCGCAGGTGGCGATCATGACGTCGACGGTCACCGAGTCCGGCTACCAGCGCGAAGGGCAGGGCCACCTCGAGATGAACGACGCCGTCCGCGCCGACATCGCCGCGCTGCGGTCCGATCCGGACGCCGTCCCGCTGACGGTCCCGGGCCGGGTGACCTCCGGGCTGGCGGCCCGCCGGGCCTCCGGCGCCGGGCCGATCACCATCCTGCCCTGTGACAACCTGGCCGAGAACGGCGTCGCCTTCCGCACCGTCGTCACCGAGTTCGCCGCCGCGCTCGACCCCGACCTCGCCGCATGGGCGCAGGACCCGGCCCATGTGACCTGGGCGACGTCCATGGTCGACCGGATCACCCCCGCCACCACCGACGCCGACGTCGACGCGGTGCGCGACGGATGCGGATACCTGGACGCCGCGCCGGTGCCCACCGAACCCTTTGCCGAATGGGTCGTGTCCGGGGCGTTTCCCTCCGGCCGGCCCGCATGGGAGAAGGCCGGCGTGCAGATCGTCGACGACGTCGCCCCCTTCGAACAGCGCAAACTGTGGCTGCTCAATGGCGCCCACTCCCTGCTGGCCTACCTCGGCCCGCTGCAGGGCTGTGAGACGGTCGCCGAGGCCATGGCCGAACCGCACTGCCGTCAGGCCGTGGACGACTGGTGGGCCACCGCCGCACCCCACCTGAGCATCCCGGCCGAGGACTACTGCCGGGCGCTCACCGAACGTTTCGAGAACCCCAACATCCGCCACCTGCTGGCCCAGATCGCCTCCGACGGATCGGCGAAACTGCCCCAGCGGATCGTCCCGGTCCTGGAACTGGAGCGCTCCCAGGGCCGCCTCCCACGCGTCGCGGCGCTGGGGATCGCCGCCTGGACGCTGCATCTGCGCGGCCGCAGCACTCCCGTGCGCGACGCCGGGGCGCGCGCCATCCAGGGCCTGGCCGACGGCTCCGACGCCGAGGCGGCACGCCGGGTCGTCGCCTTCCTGGCGCCCTCACTGGCCGACGATTCCGAACTGATCGGCCTTGTGGAGGCCATGATCGGCGAGCTTGAGCATTCACAGACGAGTGAGGACGCAACGCGATGA
- a CDS encoding MFS transporter yields MGRSLGFGVLDLMGGGWNTIISGLMLYFFTTYGGVTATQSGSIMFIARIVDAVVSLFIGPLTDNLFRYRVGKKYGRRHFFLMIGVPLLLLLIFPLLFIAGRGYWWYLFVYLAVEIVIAMILIPWETLPTEMTDDYTQRTKLSSTRMFLSATATFLVFFIPAQIKSTNNPNAYFITGLIFAILFAVGVSISYFTTWERKLTPEFLAELEARPKVSMTREVMQSVKSFGQAFRNSSFNKHLAVYLLSFTGKDFFASALTFYAVYAVHESESVGLYLQALSIVGLPVTIWAGFLMVKRGPKFLWGVSFSTIIIAVLALGLVYLIQPVGILAWLIVICAVYQAGRAVLEFTPWNVYPFIPDVDKLISRQDRAGIYAAVMTFGRKSTGAVATLLLGWIMDLGGFLEPGTANRPKLDPSCVDACPLVQTSTATHTIAAATVFGPLILIGIALIISRFIYLNAETHEVLRAEIDRLEAGGSKEDVTPEARKVCEKLTGHRYEELWPDQLPEGAMALNE; encoded by the coding sequence ATGGGGCGCAGCCTGGGATTCGGCGTCCTCGACCTCATGGGCGGCGGGTGGAACACCATCATCAGCGGCCTGATGCTGTACTTCTTCACCACCTACGGCGGAGTCACGGCCACCCAGTCGGGCTCGATCATGTTCATCGCCCGCATCGTCGACGCCGTGGTGAGCCTGTTCATCGGGCCACTCACCGACAACCTGTTCCGGTACCGGGTGGGAAAGAAGTACGGACGGCGTCACTTCTTCCTCATGATCGGCGTCCCACTGCTGCTGCTGCTGATCTTCCCGCTGCTCTTCATCGCCGGGCGTGGCTACTGGTGGTACCTCTTCGTCTATCTGGCCGTCGAGATCGTCATTGCGATGATCCTCATCCCGTGGGAGACCCTGCCCACCGAGATGACGGACGATTACACCCAGCGCACCAAGCTGAGCTCGACCCGGATGTTCCTGTCGGCGACGGCCACCTTCCTGGTGTTCTTCATCCCCGCCCAGATCAAGTCCACCAATAATCCGAACGCCTACTTCATCACGGGCCTCATCTTCGCCATCCTGTTCGCCGTGGGGGTGAGCATCTCCTACTTCACCACCTGGGAGCGCAAGCTCACCCCGGAGTTCCTGGCCGAGTTGGAGGCCAGACCGAAGGTGTCGATGACACGCGAGGTCATGCAGTCGGTGAAGTCCTTCGGGCAGGCCTTCCGCAACTCCAGCTTCAACAAGCACCTGGCGGTCTACCTGCTCTCCTTCACCGGCAAGGACTTCTTCGCCTCGGCTCTCACCTTCTACGCGGTCTACGCCGTCCATGAGTCCGAGTCGGTCGGCCTCTACCTGCAGGCCCTGTCGATCGTCGGGTTGCCGGTGACCATCTGGGCGGGATTCCTCATGGTGAAGCGGGGCCCGAAGTTCCTGTGGGGCGTGTCCTTCTCCACGATCATCATCGCCGTGCTGGCCCTGGGGCTGGTGTACCTCATCCAGCCGGTCGGCATCCTCGCCTGGCTCATCGTGATCTGCGCGGTCTACCAGGCCGGGCGAGCGGTCCTGGAGTTCACGCCGTGGAACGTCTACCCGTTCATCCCCGACGTCGACAAGTTGATTTCGCGGCAGGACCGGGCCGGCATCTACGCCGCGGTGATGACCTTCGGTCGCAAGTCCACCGGTGCTGTGGCGACACTGCTGCTCGGCTGGATCATGGATCTCGGTGGATTCCTGGAGCCTGGCACAGCCAACCGCCCCAAGCTCGATCCGTCCTGCGTCGACGCATGCCCGCTGGTCCAGACGTCGACCGCCACTCATACGATCGCGGCGGCCACGGTGTTCGGCCCGCTGATCCTCATCGGCATTGCACTCATCATCTCCCGGTTCATCTACCTCAACGCAGAGACCCACGAGGTGCTGCGCGCCGAAATCGACCGGCTGGAGGCCGGCGGGTCGAAGGAGGACGTCACCCCCGAGGCTCGCAAGGTGTGCGAGAAGCTCACCGGGCACCGGTACGAGGAGCTGTGGCCCGATCAGCTGCCGGAGGGCGCAATGGCCCTCAACGAGTAG
- a CDS encoding C69 family dipeptidase, giving the protein MGCTTILVGKKASYDGSPLVARNEDSSNGEWNPKKIIVVPPADQPRSYTSVIGHLTIELPDDPMRYTAAPNAIPDQGIWGAAGINAANVAMSATETLTTNERVLGADPFVEYRPASGREGAPDYIPEKIGGIGEEDMLTIVLPYIRTAREGVLRLGALLEEHGTYEMNGIAFSDSDEIWWLETVGGHHWIAKRVPDDQYVTMPNQLGIDSFDLDDALGEGREHLASPDLAQFIYENHLDLSLGDTFNPRDAFGSHSDSDHVYNTARAWNMQRVLNPHAEDWDGPSPEHTWASDDLPWGRVPERKLTIEDVKYVLSLHYQGTVYDPYSSIGTEEQRHLLRPIGINRHSQLSILQVRPYKPESSRAIQWVAFASNPFNTLVPIFTNVERTPECLANTTERVSTDSLYWSSRIIAALADAHFNDIIPEIERYQEKTLAAGHALVTQTDNRLSQAALVEVPEDGALREQLADANNDIAEFVRVETDALLGKVLFDASNLMMNRFSRSDF; this is encoded by the coding sequence GTGGGCTGCACAACCATCCTGGTGGGCAAGAAGGCGAGTTACGACGGGTCACCGCTGGTGGCGCGCAATGAGGACTCGAGCAACGGCGAGTGGAACCCGAAGAAGATCATCGTCGTCCCCCCGGCCGACCAGCCGCGCAGCTACACCAGCGTCATCGGCCACCTCACCATCGAGCTGCCCGACGACCCGATGCGATACACCGCGGCGCCGAATGCGATCCCCGACCAGGGGATCTGGGGCGCGGCCGGTATCAACGCGGCCAACGTCGCGATGAGCGCCACCGAGACCCTCACCACCAATGAGCGCGTGCTGGGTGCCGATCCCTTCGTCGAGTACCGGCCCGCCAGCGGTCGTGAAGGGGCGCCCGACTACATCCCCGAGAAGATCGGCGGGATCGGCGAGGAGGACATGCTCACCATCGTCCTGCCCTATATCCGCACCGCCCGCGAGGGCGTGCTGCGGCTGGGCGCGCTGCTCGAGGAGCACGGCACCTACGAGATGAACGGCATCGCCTTCAGCGACTCCGACGAGATCTGGTGGCTGGAGACGGTCGGCGGCCACCACTGGATTGCCAAGCGGGTGCCCGACGACCAGTACGTGACGATGCCCAACCAGCTCGGCATCGACTCCTTCGATCTGGATGACGCCCTGGGCGAGGGCCGCGAGCATCTGGCCAGCCCCGACCTGGCCCAGTTCATCTACGAGAACCATCTCGACCTGTCGCTCGGCGACACCTTCAACCCGCGCGACGCCTTCGGCTCCCACTCCGACTCCGACCACGTCTACAACACGGCGCGGGCGTGGAACATGCAGCGGGTGCTGAACCCCCACGCCGAGGACTGGGACGGCCCCAGCCCCGAGCACACCTGGGCCTCGGACGACCTGCCTTGGGGCCGGGTGCCCGAGCGCAAGCTCACCATCGAGGACGTCAAGTACGTGCTCAGCCTGCACTACCAGGGCACTGTCTACGACCCCTACTCGAGCATCGGCACCGAGGAGCAGCGTCACCTGCTGCGGCCCATCGGCATCAACCGCCACTCGCAGCTGTCGATCCTCCAGGTGCGGCCGTACAAGCCCGAGTCCAGCCGGGCGATCCAGTGGGTGGCCTTCGCCTCCAACCCCTTCAACACCCTGGTGCCGATCTTCACGAATGTGGAGCGCACTCCCGAGTGCCTGGCCAACACCACCGAGAGGGTGTCCACCGACAGCCTCTACTGGTCCTCGCGGATCATCGCCGCGCTGGCCGATGCGCACTTCAACGACATCATCCCTGAGATCGAGCGCTACCAGGAGAAGACGCTGGCGGCCGGGCACGCGCTGGTGACGCAGACGGACAACCGGCTGTCCCAGGCCGCCTTGGTGGAGGTTCCCGAGGACGGCGCCCTGCGAGAGCAGCTGGCCGACGCCAATAACGACATCGCCGAGTTCGTCCGGGTCGAGACCGACGCCCTGCTGGGGAAGGTGCTCTTCGACGCCAGCAACCTCATGATGAACCGGTTCTCCCGCTCGGACTTCTGA
- a CDS encoding LacI family DNA-binding transcriptional regulator: MAETGERRRPTIRDVAEAAGVATSTVSRAFSRSGRVSTETAERIYKAARELGYRQAPVPHLDLHERTRLVAMCVADVINPVFSAMTKGAYAGAAEAGYGVVLVDANESAEVEAKTLERFIDSVDGFLFAGSRMSDNALRHLAGIRPTFMLSRRVPGVNSVTPDTSIGMREAFDHLVGLGHAHLTYLSGPSTSWQDGIRWRALSDRSRQNGTHLQHLGPFSPTLRGGSKAYRAWCQHPTTGVIAYNDLMAIGFMREAAADGCSVPGDVSLIGCDDIPFAQLLAPPLTTVRINQYLIGVNAARGLLSIVGSNTPRSDVRDVVTPTDLAVRGSTGPTS, encoded by the coding sequence ATGGCAGAAACCGGGGAGCGACGGCGTCCCACCATTCGCGACGTCGCCGAGGCCGCCGGGGTGGCGACGTCGACGGTCTCGCGGGCCTTCTCTCGTTCGGGGAGAGTCAGCACCGAGACTGCGGAACGCATCTACAAGGCGGCGCGCGAGCTTGGATACCGCCAGGCTCCCGTCCCACATCTGGACCTCCACGAGCGGACCCGTCTGGTGGCGATGTGCGTCGCCGACGTCATAAATCCGGTGTTCTCAGCCATGACGAAGGGCGCCTACGCGGGAGCTGCCGAGGCCGGCTACGGCGTCGTCCTGGTGGACGCCAACGAGTCGGCCGAGGTGGAGGCGAAGACCCTCGAGCGGTTCATCGACTCGGTGGACGGGTTCCTCTTCGCCGGCTCACGCATGTCTGACAACGCCCTTCGCCATCTGGCGGGGATCCGGCCGACCTTCATGCTCAGCCGTCGCGTCCCGGGGGTCAACTCCGTGACGCCGGACACCTCGATCGGCATGAGGGAGGCCTTCGACCACCTGGTGGGCCTCGGTCACGCGCATCTGACCTACCTGTCGGGGCCGAGCACCTCATGGCAGGACGGCATCCGGTGGCGCGCCCTGTCGGACCGCTCCCGCCAGAACGGTACCCACCTGCAGCATCTGGGGCCCTTCTCACCGACCCTGCGAGGCGGGTCGAAGGCCTACCGGGCTTGGTGTCAGCACCCGACCACCGGTGTCATCGCCTACAACGACCTCATGGCGATCGGATTCATGCGCGAGGCCGCCGCCGACGGCTGTTCGGTTCCCGGCGATGTCTCGCTCATCGGCTGCGACGACATTCCCTTCGCCCAGCTGCTCGCCCCACCGCTGACCACGGTGCGGATCAATCAGTACCTCATCGGCGTCAACGCCGCCCGGGGCCTGCTGTCGATCGTCGGCTCGAACACTCCCCGAAGCGACGTGCGCGACGTCGTCACCCCCACCGACCTGGCGGTCCGGGGGAGTACCGGCCCGACGTCATGA
- a CDS encoding zinc-dependent alcohol dehydrogenase family protein has protein sequence MRAAVVEQYKKPLVVENVPDPVDDAGGVIVDVKACGVCRSDWHGWRGEWPGFTGGDLPHTFGHEFVGVVSDAGKSVTQFKPGDRVIIPFTLGCGHCWFCRTGHSNVCPDITMPGFTYDGGFAEYVHVPNADSNVVPLPDAVSFQEAAGMGCRFMTAYHGVVEVGKVHPGDWLVVYGAGGVGLSATQIASGAGANVIAVDIADDKLDLARKVGAVETINSSTTEPIEAVRDITGGGADMSVDALGIPTTLRNAVGSLRRRGTHVQIGMTPEGEGGEVALTINDLITNEIDYRGSFGMPTVEFRYLLDQVSTGKLHPGDLVTRAIGLSDVNEALDNMTTYKTVGTSVVTDFTH, from the coding sequence ATGAGGGCAGCGGTAGTTGAGCAGTACAAGAAGCCACTCGTCGTTGAGAATGTGCCTGATCCGGTCGATGATGCCGGTGGGGTGATCGTCGATGTCAAGGCCTGCGGTGTCTGCCGTAGCGACTGGCACGGATGGAGAGGGGAGTGGCCCGGGTTCACCGGCGGTGACCTGCCCCACACATTCGGCCATGAATTCGTCGGAGTCGTCTCCGACGCCGGGAAGTCCGTCACCCAGTTCAAGCCGGGGGATCGCGTCATCATTCCGTTCACCCTGGGATGCGGGCACTGCTGGTTCTGCCGGACCGGCCATTCCAATGTGTGCCCCGACATCACGATGCCGGGATTCACCTATGACGGCGGTTTCGCCGAGTACGTCCACGTCCCGAACGCCGACTCGAACGTCGTCCCGCTTCCCGACGCGGTCTCCTTCCAGGAGGCTGCCGGAATGGGCTGCCGGTTCATGACCGCCTACCACGGCGTCGTGGAGGTCGGGAAGGTTCACCCCGGCGACTGGCTCGTCGTCTACGGGGCCGGCGGCGTCGGGCTGTCGGCCACCCAGATCGCCAGCGGGGCGGGTGCCAACGTCATCGCCGTGGACATCGCCGACGACAAGCTCGACCTGGCACGCAAGGTCGGTGCCGTCGAGACGATCAACTCCAGCACCACCGAACCGATCGAGGCCGTCCGAGACATCACCGGCGGCGGGGCGGATATGAGCGTCGACGCCCTGGGCATTCCGACCACTCTGCGCAATGCGGTCGGCTCGCTGCGGCGCCGCGGCACCCACGTCCAGATCGGCATGACGCCGGAGGGCGAGGGCGGCGAGGTGGCCCTGACCATCAACGACCTCATCACCAACGAGATCGACTACCGCGGCTCCTTCGGGATGCCGACAGTCGAGTTCCGGTACCTGCTGGATCAGGTCTCCACCGGGAAGCTCCACCCCGGCGATCTGGTGACCCGCGCCATCGGGTTGAGCGACGTCAACGAGGCCCTCGACAACATGACCACCTACAAGACCGTCGGGACGAGTGTCGTCACCGATTTCACGCACTGA
- a CDS encoding CHAP domain-containing protein → MNKLPRIVGGSVVLAIVTTAAITGPAHAEDSSEAKLRSALAASQKSLATSKAQAATAQQNLTTSQARLASQQSVLKQAGADVAQARVRDQELGAKLATAQEKLKKADEAVASGKKQLASDRKRYATTMNRLVQQSSPLQSVSVFTTNMTTTDMNQRTQWSSVATNVSKDAVERISKQVTKLQADEKKQAAATKEAGEAKTASAAHLETTKSLESEAKSAADAVAATVALNKADAEEAQAKLSSDRAKIASLSKRVKAARQAAIEASNRLARQAAAAERRSAARSAGQSSSSTPGSYGAVANYNGVDPWGFYWGQCVSYAAWKVRSTTSWSSFENYTNGVHFGNAVNWGAAARQIGVTVNTRPAVGSVAWRTSGFAGHVAWVTGVHSDGTIDVSEYNYNVAGGFGTRSHVNWRSGGSSGFDGFIHF, encoded by the coding sequence GTGAACAAACTTCCCCGCATCGTCGGCGGATCGGTGGTGCTGGCCATCGTGACGACCGCCGCAATCACCGGCCCCGCGCACGCCGAGGACAGCTCCGAGGCGAAGCTGAGGTCCGCCCTCGCCGCGTCCCAGAAGTCACTGGCGACCAGCAAGGCGCAGGCCGCCACCGCCCAGCAGAACCTCACCACCTCCCAGGCGCGGCTGGCCAGCCAGCAGTCCGTCCTCAAGCAGGCCGGCGCGGACGTCGCCCAGGCCCGCGTGCGCGACCAGGAACTCGGCGCGAAGCTCGCCACCGCCCAGGAGAAGCTCAAGAAGGCCGATGAGGCCGTCGCCTCCGGCAAGAAGCAGCTCGCCAGCGACCGCAAGCGCTACGCCACCACCATGAACCGCCTGGTGCAGCAGTCCAGCCCGCTTCAGAGCGTCTCGGTGTTCACCACCAATATGACCACCACCGACATGAACCAGCGCACCCAGTGGTCCTCGGTGGCCACCAATGTGAGCAAGGACGCGGTGGAGCGCATCTCCAAGCAGGTCACCAAGCTCCAGGCCGACGAGAAGAAGCAGGCCGCCGCCACGAAGGAGGCCGGCGAGGCCAAGACCGCCTCCGCCGCCCACCTGGAGACCACCAAGAGCCTGGAGTCCGAGGCGAAGTCCGCCGCGGACGCGGTGGCCGCCACCGTGGCCCTCAACAAGGCCGACGCCGAAGAGGCCCAGGCGAAGCTGAGCTCCGACCGGGCGAAGATCGCCTCCCTCTCCAAGAGGGTGAAGGCCGCCCGCCAGGCCGCTATCGAGGCCTCCAACCGACTGGCCCGCCAGGCCGCGGCCGCCGAGCGCCGGTCCGCCGCCAGGAGCGCCGGGCAGTCCTCCTCGAGCACCCCCGGCAGCTACGGGGCGGTGGCCAACTACAACGGCGTCGACCCGTGGGGCTTCTACTGGGGCCAGTGCGTCTCCTACGCCGCCTGGAAGGTGCGCTCCACCACCAGCTGGAGCAGCTTCGAGAACTACACCAACGGCGTCCACTTCGGCAACGCGGTGAACTGGGGGGCCGCCGCCCGCCAGATCGGCGTCACGGTGAACACCCGCCCGGCGGTGGGCTCGGTGGCCTGGCGCACCAGCGGCTTCGCCGGCCACGTGGCCTGGGTCACCGGGGTGCACAGCGACGGCACGATCGACGTCTCGGAGTACAACTACAATGTCGCCGGAGGCTTCGGCACCCGCTCCCACGTCAACTGGCGATCGGGTGGCAGCTCGGGCTTCGACGGGTTCATCCACTTCTGA
- the uxaC gene encoding glucuronate isomerase produces MSETETFPGQTVQRLPEGPATDIYEGIRDLPVISPHGHVPVEWFVDDAPFRDPTDLLITPDHYINRILHANGVDLADLGVGRDDFSPEAARNAFHLLAEHWPDFLGTPMRLWLDAELSGLFGVTKRLSPETADEIYDTIADALATPAFRPRALLDRFNVEVLTTTDDPADDLSGHRKLAEDPTFTGRVLPTFRPDIYLEPTRPDWPSLVEKLGSAANIDTGDYAGFVEAMADRRRYFKDHGAVSSDHSHADLGSQRLPDAEATRIYAAALAGTATDAEATALRRHLFNDQARLAQDDGLVMTVHPSIARDHDLPGMQRYGANIGADIPIPASFTEPLRPLLNEYGNNPGFHFVAFTVDETMYSREIAPLAGYYRSFYIGDPWWFIDSPDAIGRFRRSVTEIAGFSRQAGFVDDTRALCSIPARHDMSRRTIAAFLGDLVDVGRLTGDDAAQAARDLVQTNPRKVFKL; encoded by the coding sequence GTGAGTGAGACAGAGACGTTTCCCGGCCAGACTGTTCAGCGGCTTCCCGAGGGACCCGCGACCGATATCTACGAGGGCATCCGGGACCTTCCGGTGATCTCCCCCCACGGCCACGTGCCCGTGGAGTGGTTCGTCGATGACGCTCCGTTCCGCGACCCGACGGACCTGCTGATCACTCCCGATCACTACATCAACCGGATCCTGCACGCCAACGGCGTCGACCTGGCAGACCTCGGCGTCGGCCGCGACGACTTCTCACCCGAGGCCGCCCGCAATGCCTTCCACCTGCTGGCCGAGCACTGGCCCGATTTCCTCGGCACCCCGATGCGCCTGTGGCTCGACGCCGAACTGTCCGGTCTCTTCGGGGTGACCAAGCGTCTTTCGCCAGAGACCGCCGACGAGATCTACGACACCATCGCCGACGCTCTGGCAACCCCCGCCTTCCGGCCCCGCGCCCTGCTCGACCGCTTCAACGTCGAGGTGCTCACCACCACCGACGACCCCGCCGACGACCTGTCCGGCCACCGGAAGCTGGCCGAGGATCCCACCTTCACCGGGCGCGTCCTGCCCACCTTCCGCCCCGACATCTACCTGGAGCCCACCCGCCCAGACTGGCCGTCCCTGGTGGAGAAGCTCGGGAGCGCCGCGAACATCGACACCGGCGACTACGCCGGCTTCGTCGAGGCCATGGCCGACCGCCGCCGCTACTTCAAGGATCACGGCGCCGTCTCCTCCGATCACTCCCACGCAGACCTCGGCTCCCAGCGTCTGCCCGACGCCGAGGCCACCCGGATCTACGCCGCCGCCCTTGCCGGGACGGCCACCGACGCCGAGGCCACCGCGCTGCGCCGTCACCTGTTCAACGACCAGGCCCGCCTGGCCCAGGACGACGGCCTGGTGATGACCGTCCACCCCTCCATCGCCAGGGACCACGACCTCCCCGGGATGCAGCGCTACGGAGCCAATATCGGCGCCGACATCCCCATCCCGGCGAGCTTCACCGAGCCGCTGCGCCCGCTGCTCAACGAGTACGGCAACAACCCGGGCTTCCATTTCGTGGCCTTCACCGTCGACGAGACGATGTACTCCCGCGAGATCGCCCCGCTGGCCGGCTACTACCGCTCCTTCTACATCGGCGACCCGTGGTGGTTCATCGACTCCCCGGACGCCATCGGCCGGTTCCGCCGCAGCGTCACCGAGATCGCCGGATTCTCCCGCCAGGCCGGATTCGTCGACGACACCCGCGCCCTGTGCTCCATCCCGGCCCGCCACGACATGTCGCGGCGCACCATCGCCGCCTTCCTCGGCGACCTCGTCGACGTCGGCCGACTCACCGGTGACGACGCCGCCCAGGCGGCGCGCGACCTGGTGCAGACCAACCCCAGGAAGGTGTTCAAACTGTGA
- the exaC gene encoding acetaldehyde dehydrogenase ExaC — protein MTTYTRPNTQGSLLDFAVEYQNFIGGEFVAPVKGNYGEVRTPVTGQVYTSVARSTSEDVDRAVDVAWKAFPAWSRASNAERAEVLWKIAERIDEHREEIALAETWDNGKPIRETLGADIPLAADHFRYFAATIRAQEQVSTQIDHDTVSYQFREPLGVVAQIIPWNFPILMAAWKIAPALAAGNTIVMKPASETPISLLILVERIQDLLPPGVLNIVEGKGSEIGTVLSRHPRIRKLAFTGSTEVGRDIALDAAQLLIPATLELGGKSPNIFFDDIADHDDGFYQKALEGFNLFAFNKGEVCTCPSRALVQKSIFDSFVPRAVARLGTAKQINPLDTDCQVGPQVSARQRDKILDYIRIGKQEGATVRAGGGPGELDGDLADGYYIQPTVLEGENSMRIFQEEIFGPVLALTPFEDYDDAIRIANDTSYGLGAGVWTRNGNRAYRAGRAILAGRVWTNCYHMYPAGAPFGGYKESGIGRETDQVILNAYQQIKDLLVSYTEAPQGLF, from the coding sequence ATGACGACATACACGCGACCGAATACGCAGGGGAGCCTGCTCGATTTCGCGGTCGAGTACCAGAACTTCATCGGTGGGGAATTCGTGGCGCCGGTCAAGGGGAATTACGGCGAGGTGAGGACGCCGGTCACCGGGCAGGTCTACACCTCGGTGGCGCGCTCCACCTCGGAGGACGTCGACCGGGCCGTCGACGTCGCGTGGAAAGCGTTCCCCGCCTGGTCGCGCGCCTCGAACGCCGAGCGCGCCGAGGTGCTGTGGAAGATCGCCGAGCGGATCGACGAGCACCGCGAGGAGATCGCTCTGGCCGAGACCTGGGACAACGGCAAGCCCATCAGGGAGACGCTCGGCGCAGACATCCCGCTGGCCGCTGACCATTTCCGGTACTTCGCCGCGACGATCCGCGCACAGGAGCAGGTCTCCACGCAGATCGACCACGACACGGTCTCCTACCAGTTCCGCGAGCCGCTGGGTGTCGTCGCGCAGATCATCCCGTGGAACTTCCCCATCCTGATGGCTGCGTGGAAGATCGCACCGGCCCTGGCCGCGGGAAACACCATCGTCATGAAGCCGGCGTCCGAGACCCCGATCTCCCTGCTCATCCTGGTGGAGAGGATCCAGGACCTGCTGCCGCCCGGAGTGCTCAATATCGTCGAGGGCAAGGGCTCGGAGATCGGCACCGTGCTGTCGCGTCACCCGAGAATCCGTAAACTGGCCTTCACCGGGTCGACGGAGGTGGGCCGCGATATCGCACTGGACGCCGCTCAGCTGCTGATTCCAGCCACCCTGGAACTGGGTGGGAAGAGCCCGAACATTTTCTTCGACGATATCGCCGATCACGACGACGGCTTCTACCAGAAGGCCCTCGAGGGGTTCAATCTCTTCGCCTTCAACAAGGGCGAAGTGTGCACCTGCCCGTCCCGCGCCCTGGTGCAGAAGTCGATCTTCGACTCCTTCGTGCCCCGTGCCGTCGCGCGGCTGGGCACCGCGAAGCAGATCAATCCCCTCGATACCGACTGCCAGGTCGGCCCGCAGGTCTCGGCGCGCCAGCGCGACAAGATTCTGGACTACATCAGGATCGGCAAGCAGGAGGGGGCCACCGTCCGTGCGGGCGGCGGCCCGGGGGAGCTGGACGGCGATCTGGCCGACGGCTACTACATCCAGCCGACCGTGCTGGAGGGCGAGAACTCGATGCGCATCTTCCAGGAGGAGATCTTCGGGCCCGTTCTGGCCCTGACCCCCTTCGAGGACTACGACGATGCGATCCGGATCGCCAACGACACCAGCTACGGGTTGGGGGCCGGCGTCTGGACCCGCAACGGCAACCGTGCTTACCGCGCCGGGCGGGCCATTCTCGCGGGCCGGGTGTGGACGAACTGCTATCACATGTATCCGGCCGGAGCCCCCTTCGGCGGGTACAAGGAGTCCGGCATCGGGAGGGAGACCGACCAGGTGATCCTCAACGCCTACCAGCAGATCAAGGACCTTCTGGTCTCCTACACCGAGGCCCCTCAGGGGCTGTTCTGA